DNA from Neosynechococcus sphagnicola sy1:
TAATCGACTGTAACAATGCTCGGAAATCTCCGGCAACCGTTGCTGACTCAATACTGATCCGTTCCCCCCCTGTGACTAACCAGCCATCAAAGGGCAGGGAGAAGGAACCCTGAAGTGCCTGGACTCCAGCGTGGAGGGCTTGGAGATCGTCAATCCAAATCACCTTCTCAGCGGTTGCCACGGCATAGGTCTCGGCAGCAGCGATGCCAGGGAACACATGGTAAAAGTGGGGACTGACGGTGACCTTGGCACCCATATTGGCATGGCCTGTGGGTTGGGCCTGCATCCGCTTCGCGGTGCCGGCACTATGGAGAAACCCGGTTAAAATGCCCTGGTCGATCAGGGAGATGCGACGAGTAGGGGTGCCTTCCCCATCAAAAGTTTCAGCACCGACATTAGAGCGGTGGAGCGCATCGTCACACACCGACAATAAGGGGGAAGCAATCTGAGTCCCCAGGGATTGCGGTGTGGATAGACTTTGTTTATCGAGGATACTTTGAGCATTAAAGAGATTGGAAAATGCACCCAGCAAGCTCAAAAATGCCTCCGGTGAAAAGACTACCCGATAATTGCCGGAAGCAATTTTCTGGTAGTTGAGGTGGCTGATGGTTTTCTCGGCTGCTTCCTTCAGACACCCCTGGATGTCCAGTTGGTCAACGGAGCGACTGATGCGGAAGGCTCCAGCACTGCGAGGTTTTTTCCCCACTTCCTCAGTTTTGCTGTACAGATAGACCGAAGCGACGGAGCGGCTTTCACTTCTGCGCGCACCTTCACTATTGAGGTAAAACCGCTCCAGATCGCGCTGGGCGAGACCGTTATAGGGCACTCCCTTAATGGCTGGGTGAGCGGATAGGAGTGCTTTCTCGGCGGCGACTAGGTTTTCAATCAGGGTGGAAACAGGTGCTGGTGCTGTTGGCTCTGCGGCAATATCCGTCTTGGGCAGGGTTGCTTCGGGGCTGAAATCTGGTGTATGTTCCTTAACACCAAACAAGCTAGCTTCGTACGCAGTTTTCAGTGCCAGTTCTACACCATTGGGGTCAACATCGGTTGTGGAGGTAATCCCCATGGTGTGGTTGGAGTTCCAGACTCGAACAGTAATGCTAGAACGATTTGAGGCTTTAACTTGCTTGGGTTCACCCTGATCAACTTGCACACTGGTTTCATCAACGGTGGCACCATAGAGGTCAAATTTGTGGATACCCAATTTTTCGGCACGTTCTTGAGCGTAGGTTGCCAGTTGATCAATTTTGGCCATCGGTGATCCTGAAGCTGCAATAAAGTAAGTGAAGAAGACAAAAAATCCGAGTGATTTAGCGACCACCGACGGTGATTGCGTCTACTTTGATGTGGGGTTGTCCCACGGTGACATAGATGCTACCGCTGACAGAACCACAGAACCCTGCTGCCAGACTTAAATCCTGAGAACACATGGAAATCTTATGCATGATTTCGGTGGCTTCCCCGATCAAGGTGGCTCCCTTCAGGGGCTTGGTAATCTGACCCTGTTCAATCAGATAGGCTTCATCGACGGCGAAGTTAAACTGTCCGGTGGGGCCAACACTGCCACCTCCCATTTTTTTGCAGTAAATGCCTCGCTCCACCGAGGCAAACAGATCGGCGACGGTATAGTCTCCTGGGGCAATGTAGGTGTTACGCATCCGAGAGGCTGCTGCATAGGTGTAATTCTGACGCCGACCGCTGCCAGTTCTGGGGTGCCCGGTGCGCTGATTGCCTGCGCGATCGCTGAGGAAGTTTTTCAGAATTCCATTCTCAATCAGTAGGGTATGCTGGGCAGGCATCCCTTCATCATCCATATCAATGGTGCCAAAGGCGTGGGAGGATAGGCCCTCATCCCAGGCTGTGAGACTGGAATGGGCAATTTTCTCACCTTTTTTCTCGGCAAAGGGGGTCGTTTGGCGTTCAATCTGGGTGGTTTCGAGCAGGTGACCACAGGCTTCATGGAAAATCACCCCGCCAAATTCATTCGCCATAATAATGGGATAAGTTCCGGACTCCACAAAGTCGGCATAGAGCATGCGTCCAGCGGAGGCAGCAATTTCCTCGACCATGGCAGTAGCGTTCCAGGTTTGCAAAAACCCTGGATTTCCCGTATCCCCAGCCCGTAACCCAATGGCAGACCGATGCATTCCTTCAGCACACAGGAGGTTACAGCCCACGGATTGGGTGAGGCGAATATCCCTGGCAAAGGTACCATCGCTGGCCGCTACCATCACTTCTTGCCAGTCGCGAAAATACACTGCTCGACGGGACTGGATATGACTGGCCTGTTTTTGCAGTGCTGCCGTTGTACCCAACAGCACGTCCCCCATATCCTGCATTGAACTACAGCCAGCTAACCAGGAAGTTTTTACCTTTGGGAGTGGCGTAATCGCGCAGCAATTCTAAGTTGACTTCAGGGACAAACGCTGTGGGTGCGGGCAAGTGCAGCCCCATAATTGCCAGGCCCTTTTCTAGTGCTGCCTTAAGTCCGGTAAAAGATAAATCATTGGTGCTGACATAGCAGTCAGCCTGCCCTCGAAACACCCGGACTCCTGCCCCTGTGGAAAGGCGGGGTGAAATACTGGTGATCGCATCTTCCTCAGCCAAGCAGCTCACAAAGTTGACCCGCTCCAGGAAGAATTCAACAAAGTCAGCCCCCGCTGCCCGGCCCAACCCCAACAGAGACGAAAGGGGTGCTTCCCAGGTTTCATCGAAGCGATGTTCGGAGAGCGATCCTTGACCATTGCCCGTAGCAGTGTAGTGAAGTGTGGGCAATTCTTGGGAGAGAAGCGACCTACTGTGGGGCATGAGTATCCTTGTCTGCTGAGATGATCAACCAACGAATTAACGGGTGTTTTCCCTACAGTAACGTAGCAGCACCGCAATTTGCACTGCCAAGCCTGCCACAGAAACAGGAAACGTAATTCAGGGTTGGCCTTCAACTCAAGGGAGGAGTCTCGGTATCCATCTTAACCCTCACAGGTTCCTGATGAACTTTTCGACTGTGACTTGCGCTTGCTTAAGAATGCCACTCATCAATGTGCCAAGTGCCAACTTTTAATCTGGAACCGATAAATCCCCCGCTACTTGCGGCGTTTACAAAAAGCGGGAGTTCGATCGCAGGGAAAATTTCGTAATGCCCCGTCTGCTTACAGCGGGGATAGGAATTTTAGCGCTTTGCGCCTTTCTTTACTTAACGATTTCTGACTTATGGTTTTGAGTAGTAGGCAATCAGAAACTTACGTTAAGCAGCGTACCAGTTGAACCTACTGCAAATCAGAAGCTTGAAATCCCTGATCTGAATATAATTCTTTAGCAATAAACTTCTTTTGCATTGCTAGGGCTGTTGCTTGAGTCCGATCGCTAACATTTAATTTATTCAAAATCGCATGGACATGAACTCGAACGGTGCCAGCGGTGATATGAAGCATTCCAGCAATTTCCTGATTACTTTTGCCCACCACAATTAGAGCCAAAATTTCTTGTTCACGTCGGGTTAAAGGGTTAGCTTGAAGTACTGGATAGGTTTCTGAAGCTTCGTTTGTAGCGATCACCGTTGGCTGATTTTCAAAGGCTGCCCGAATCTCAGTGGTGGCTGCCGCATCCCACCAAGAGGCACCGGCAGCGACAGAGCGAATCGCTAGGATGAGTGTTTCGGAGGCAATTCCTTTAAGACAATAACCCTGCGCTCCAGCTTCAACCAAACGGGAGACCAAAGATGCCTGAGTACGCGAGGTTAGTACCAGGATCGGTAGATCGGCATGCTGTTGCTTAAGCTGACGGCAGGCTTCAATTCCTCCAATTCCCGGTAACCCAATGTCCAAAACAACGATATCAATGGGAAGCCGTTTTGCCATTTCTACTGCCATTTCACCATCTTCTGCTTCGGCCACGACCTCAAAGTTCGACTCTTGCTGTAGTCGTATGCGCAAGCCGAGGCGGAAGAGTTCATCATCTTCTGCCAGGAGAATTCGTAGGGGATTTGCTGACATTTCTAAGGAGATAGAGATTTTTGGAAGGGGAGTACAGGTAACCGAAAGGCAAAAATTGCCCCATGGGGTTGCCGATTCTCTGCCCAAATTTTACCGCCATGCGCTTCCACAATTTGGCGAGTTAGATATAGCCCTAGTCCTGAGCCTTTCGCCTGACGATCGCTATGCCCTTGATAAAACCGTTTAAACAAGTGAGGTACTTCTTCAGGCGTAATGCCCGCTCCCATATCAACGACTCTAGCAACGTGGTAGGAAGAACCTGGTGCTAAAATCACTTCTACTTTGCTGCCACGCGGTGAATGATTAATGGCATTAGTTAACAGATTGACAAATACGCGATGAAGCTGAAAGGCATCGCCATTCACCCAGAGAAATTGACGAAAATCTGAATTGCCATAGTTAAATGAAATATGAACACGCCGACTAGCGGCTAATCCCATTAAGGTAGCTGCTACGTCTTCAGCCACCTCCACCAGGTCAACTGGAGCAAATTTCAACTTTAACCCTTCTGTGTCATTTCGATAGACATCTAAGAGCGTTTCTACTAGCTGCAAGCTGTTTTTGTGACTCCGAATCATCGTTGTCATCACAGCTTTCTGCGCGGGCAGGATGGGGCCAAAATTCTCTCGTCGAATCGCTTCCAGGGTCTCGATCGCTCCCAGCATGGGTGTTTTGAGGTCATGGGTTAGGGTGGAAGCGAAGTCTTCTCGAATGCTAGCGAGTTTTTCTTGGGCTTGCAGCTTCGCCTGTTGTTGCAACAATGTTTGCTGATAGGAGCGGTTGCGATCGCTAAGAAAGCCAGTCACCACCAATGCCAGAACCGCAATCAGCCGACTGGCAACGGTCGCAGCTTGAACCACATTATGGCTTGGAAGCCACACATTTACCATCGTCAGCAGACAGGCGATCGCCGTTGCTTGCAAGGTTGCAGTGCGATCGAAGCGAGCGTTGACTAGCAAAATAGGACCAATGTATAGGTAGCCGAACACGTAGTCGGGAGGTGTTGAAAACTCCAGTGCTGCAACGATTGCAAACAATCCGACAATCAACCAGAATTTACCAACCCATAATTCTCTATACATTATCAATATCAATCTAAGCGGCATCATCGATGAGAAGCGCAATATTTTGAGTCTATTCCGAAAATCTCTCAGTGTGCTGGATTACAACCGTATACAGCGGCTAGCTCAAGCACTGAACACGGAAGAGAGCCTGTAACCCTTTCTGAGCAATGAATTTTGGAAATATGCTTGTGTCTAATGGACGTGCAATCCGCTGTATTTTTAAGCGGAAAACGTTTAGATTGCGTTTATGATTTAGCTAAACGCAATCTAAACACTTCTATGCCATTTAAGCAAACTTTAGACGGTACTAATATATACAATTCACTAAACGCAAAGTTATATCCCTCTATATCTTGTTAACTGCTGCAAAATCCCCCATCATCAACATTGTTGTTCTTAAAAAATGAACCTGAACTAGCTTTTGGTTGAGTCAGCGAGCAACCACTTTAACAAAGCGGCGTTGCTGATTAGCAGTATAAATCTACCCTTTCTGGCAATCGCAAAATTTACCTGTACCTGGCTCTTGGCATTGTCAAGATCTTCGATTTACACTTAGATTGAGCAACGCCAAAAAAGCTTTGGCCTCACCTTATTGGAGTTTAACGAACCCATGCTTCAAGGATGGATTCAAATTGCATTGACGCTACTGATTCTAGTAGCAATTACTCCGTTCTTTGGTCGATACATGGCTCGCGTGTTTCAGGAGCAAAGAACCATCCTCGACCCCATTCTTAACCCGGTTGAGCAGTTTCTTTATTCAGTGGTCGGCGTGCGAGCCAAGGAAGACATGACGGGCTGGCA
Protein-coding regions in this window:
- a CDS encoding TldD/PmbA family protein; its protein translation is MAKIDQLATYAQERAEKLGIHKFDLYGATVDETSVQVDQGEPKQVKASNRSSITVRVWNSNHTMGITSTTDVDPNGVELALKTAYEASLFGVKEHTPDFSPEATLPKTDIAAEPTAPAPVSTLIENLVAAEKALLSAHPAIKGVPYNGLAQRDLERFYLNSEGARRSESRSVASVYLYSKTEEVGKKPRSAGAFRISRSVDQLDIQGCLKEAAEKTISHLNYQKIASGNYRVVFSPEAFLSLLGAFSNLFNAQSILDKQSLSTPQSLGTQIASPLLSVCDDALHRSNVGAETFDGEGTPTRRISLIDQGILTGFLHSAGTAKRMQAQPTGHANMGAKVTVSPHFYHVFPGIAAAETYAVATAEKVIWIDDLQALHAGVQALQGSFSLPFDGWLVTGGERISIESATVAGDFRALLQSIIYVEPIAELTPSGICPRIWVESLAITGVLSFQVPWFFASVSSHDPCP
- a CDS encoding TldD/PmbA family protein codes for the protein MLLGTTAALQKQASHIQSRRAVYFRDWQEVMVAASDGTFARDIRLTQSVGCNLLCAEGMHRSAIGLRAGDTGNPGFLQTWNATAMVEEIAASAGRMLYADFVESGTYPIIMANEFGGVIFHEACGHLLETTQIERQTTPFAEKKGEKIAHSSLTAWDEGLSSHAFGTIDMDDEGMPAQHTLLIENGILKNFLSDRAGNQRTGHPRTGSGRRQNYTYAAASRMRNTYIAPGDYTVADLFASVERGIYCKKMGGGSVGPTGQFNFAVDEAYLIEQGQITKPLKGATLIGEATEIMHKISMCSQDLSLAAGFCGSVSGSIYVTVGQPHIKVDAITVGGR
- a CDS encoding PmbA/TldA family metallopeptidase, which gives rise to MPHSRSLLSQELPTLHYTATGNGQGSLSEHRFDETWEAPLSSLLGLGRAAGADFVEFFLERVNFVSCLAEEDAITSISPRLSTGAGVRVFRGQADCYVSTNDLSFTGLKAALEKGLAIMGLHLPAPTAFVPEVNLELLRDYATPKGKNFLVSWL
- a CDS encoding response regulator, yielding MSANPLRILLAEDDELFRLGLRIRLQQESNFEVVAEAEDGEMAVEMAKRLPIDIVVLDIGLPGIGGIEACRQLKQQHADLPILVLTSRTQASLVSRLVEAGAQGYCLKGIASETLILAIRSVAAGASWWDAAATTEIRAAFENQPTVIATNEASETYPVLQANPLTRREQEILALIVVGKSNQEIAGMLHITAGTVRVHVHAILNKLNVSDRTQATALAMQKKFIAKELYSDQGFQASDLQ
- a CDS encoding sensor histidine kinase; translated protein: MYRELWVGKFWLIVGLFAIVAALEFSTPPDYVFGYLYIGPILLVNARFDRTATLQATAIACLLTMVNVWLPSHNVVQAATVASRLIAVLALVVTGFLSDRNRSYQQTLLQQQAKLQAQEKLASIREDFASTLTHDLKTPMLGAIETLEAIRRENFGPILPAQKAVMTTMIRSHKNSLQLVETLLDVYRNDTEGLKLKFAPVDLVEVAEDVAATLMGLAASRRVHISFNYGNSDFRQFLWVNGDAFQLHRVFVNLLTNAINHSPRGSKVEVILAPGSSYHVARVVDMGAGITPEEVPHLFKRFYQGHSDRQAKGSGLGLYLTRQIVEAHGGKIWAENRQPHGAIFAFRLPVLPFQKSLSP